In the genome of Acidobacteriota bacterium, the window CCGAGATCACCGACACGCCACAGGAAGAAGACCTGCTCAAGGAGAGGGTCACAACCTTTGAGTTCTACGAGCCGGCATCGAAGAACATCACGACGTCAGTCTTTCAAGACATAAACGGTCAGCCGTATCTGAACATCTCCGTCCAGGCCAACCTGAAGAATTATTACAAGGGGGAGATCCCGGATAAGACCGTCCTTCCTTTGAGCCTCTTCGGGAATTTGAGAGACGTGGCCAACCCACAGAACGAGTTCCTATTCACAAGCGATCACTTCGTCCCCAATCATTTGGTCCGAGATCGAGACGAAGTTCGCCTGACATCCTCCCTGACCATCCCTCCCGGAATATACAACGCCGTCGTCGGGATCCAGGAGCTTCTGGGGGGAAAGATAAGCATTTTCTCCAACAGGATTGAGATTCCTTCCTTCAAGAAAGACGAGATCACGATGAGCGACATCGTTCTGGCAAGCAGGATCGAGGAAACCGGAAGAAGCACTGCCTCATCGCTATCGCCCATCCCCGGCAATCTGAAAGTGTCGCAGAAGGTGAATGCCGTTTACAGGAAGAACGAAGAGTTTGTCATTTACTTCCAGATATACGAGGCAGTTAAAAGTCCCGCGACGGGCAAGCCTGATCTTGAAATCTCCTATCAGTTCCACATCTGGAGGAATAACGCTTTCCAGAAGATAGGGAAGCCTCTCGTCCTTAAGAACATCGACACGCAGGAACGCGGCAGGTCCTTCCCGCTTGAGAAGTGGCCTTCCGGGAAGTTCAAGATTGAGATCACCGTGAAAGACAGTGTCACCGGGCTCACCCATACAAAAGAGGCCTCCTTCGATGTCATCGATTGAGACAAAAAACATCTCATACATCTTTCAATCTGAATCTCTCTTCTTCTTTGGGAGAATCCAACCAACAACCATGTTCAGGCATGTGAATAAAACGCTCCCAAGCAAAAATGCCAGGATCCCTTCCATATGAAATTGCGGGATGAACATCGAAACAAGCCAGAGCATGAGCCCATTTATAATAAAGTAGAACAATCCCAGGGAGAGCAGTATCACTGGCAATGACACAAGAACAACGATGGGCTTGATGAAAAGGTTGATGATTCCCAAGACCAGGCCGGCAAGGAGCAGTGTANNNNNNNNNNNNNNNNNNNNNNNNNNNNNNNNNNNNNNNNNNNNNNNNNNNNNNNNNNNNNNNNNNNNNNNNNNNNNNNNNNNNNNNNNNNNNNNNNNNNGAGCCCATTTATAATAAAGTAGAACAATCCCAGGGAGAGCAGTATCACTGGCAATGACACAAGAACAACGATGGGCTTGATGAAAAGGTTGATGATTCCCAAGACCAGGCCGGCAAGGAGCAGTGTAAGGAAATCACCGCTGTATGTTATCCCGGGAACAAGATAAGCAACAGCATACAATAGCAAGGCGTTTGCAAGTACCCTCATAAGAATTCTTAAAATCATAGAGAAGACACTGCTTTTTAACAGTTCGTCATGGGCATGATGATGATGCAGAATTAATCTCATCATCGCGGAGGCCGATCTGGCTTCCCGCCAGTGACTGGTAGGTCATGGGCCCTGTGATGGAAACGCCCCTGACGAGGAACCAGTGGCCCTGACCGGCCCCCGTAGGGTTTTCGGTATAGTCCAGTGAGGTGCCGTTCAGGTCGTTGCCGAGGCAGGAATCGGTCGCTGCGATGAAATCTCCTCCTGTGTCGAGCAGCGCATTTAAGCTGCCGCGTACAATGTCATAACCGATCGCTCCCATTACAGATGTCCAGGTGAGCCGACTCCTGTCCACGTATAGTGTGATCTTAGATGTCGGAGTCATTCCCTCTATTTTGATATCATCGATGTTCCAGCTACTCTCATTGTTCATGAGCCGTTCGTTCACCCTGTAGCCCCAGCGGATGTAAACGGTGTTCCTGTTATCCACCGTTGCGGAGATATCGTGGCTCTGCAGCGCCCAGGCGTTCTCCGCAATCTTGCCGCTGCTCGACCATGCGTTCGTCCAGTTGGTTCCATCGTTCGAGACATCCACGATGGAGTTAACTTTCGGCGGGCCCGATGTGTTGAGCCATCTCTGGAAGATCAGCCTTACGTCAGTGCATGATGTCAGATCAATTGCATCAGTCGTCAGATAGAAAGAACCGGTAGTATTCTTTGAGATGTTGCCATCGATATTAGCGCCGAAGACATTGGAGCCGGTTCTTCCACTGGTCGGGTCCGGGTAGAGACCCTGTCCACCGCCACCTCCTGTCGGCTTCCCATACTGCCACTGTCCTTCGCGACTCCAGCCCGGATCAGTATCGAGTGTCCAGAGCTTGATCGCAATCATCCCCACTTTCAGATTGACAGGCCGCGTCGTGTCGCCATCATGATTCCTGAGATTGACAAAATCAACTGTCGCGGAATAATGGCCGTTGTCGAGATTCCTTGACGCATCGTTCAGCATGACTGTAACCTGAACAGATCCGCTGCCGGGGATCGTTCCTGTCGGATTGGTGATGGTTACCCATGGCGCAGACGCCGTAACCTGATAATCCATCGGTACTCCGTCCAGATTCTCCAGCGTGTAATCTTTGCTCATCTGATCATAGGGTCCACCTGCCTGACCCGAAGCGTCCATTCCTGTATCGGGCGTCACCTTGAGTCCGTGCGGTCCCAGGATGCGCAGGGATGGATCGCCGAAGACGATCCAGGTGTCGAACATGTCGACGCCAGAATATCCATATTTATCCATCATCGAGCAGCTTCCGGCAAAGCACATGGTTCCATAGTAGCTGTAAGGCTGCGCCGGGTCGGTGAACTTGAGGTTGAATTCGTCCTGACTTTCCATTGGTTCCGCCCAGTACTGTGAGACAGATGACATGTATGTTCCAATGGCACCCGTTGGCGCACCGGTACTTTCGTTCGTCGCCCGCATCCACGCCTCGGCGAAGCATTTATCGTAATGGTGGAACTCTCCGTTGTTGCATGCTACTGATACGATGAACGGGAGCATGTTGTCGTTGACGAGGGCATCCACGTCAGCCACGTTGAATCCGGTCGTACCCCAGCTCGTCGCCGAGCCGTGCCCGCAGTAGTTGATTATGCCACGTCCCGCGTTGAGCGCATCCGCTACCTGCGTATCCGTTGCGCCTGGGTCGTAGATCTGGTCCACGAGGGTGTGGCCGGCTCCAAGCAACCATCCACGGATCTCTTCCATGTGCTGTTTATCCGATTGCCCCTCATCGCCCTGGCCGGCTCCTTCCGCCGAAGCGATTCCTGTACCACGC includes:
- a CDS encoding phage holin family protein → MRVLANALLLYAVAYLVPGITYSGDFLTLLLAGLVLGIINLFIKPIVVLVSLPVILLSLGLFYFIINGL
- a CDS encoding GWxTD domain-containing protein; its protein translation is MAIYLFLALLVISLFFSMFIFAGKTAEKASKKSYELKNWIDGPVRYLATFNETKEFKSLRTDRERNHFIYKFWQRRDPSPLTIKNEFREQYWERVIYTNQMFEESTKPGWMTDRGKIYIMAGPPNQKEYIDNPDASISMDDMRSMGSSGHRGIERWTYQGLPGVKGSPLIVVAFYKDATGEFKLSYNPDHFDEVAPGLIAQSERYPDPADFDIEGTSAASPNQGQMQSEDDRERMRVFTEQSEEIEKFKAITQFQFDLAEITDTPQEEDLLKERVTTFEFYEPASKNITTSVFQDINGQPYLNISVQANLKNYYKGEIPDKTVLPLSLFGNLRDVANPQNEFLFTSDHFVPNHLVRDRDEVRLTSSLTIPPGIYNAVVGIQELLGGKISIFSNRIEIPSFKKDEITMSDIVLASRIEETGRSTASSLSPIPGNLKVSQKVNAVYRKNEEFVIYFQIYEAVKSPATGKPDLEISYQFHIWRNNAFQKIGKPLVLKNIDTQERGRSFPLEKWPSGKFKIEITVKDSVTGLTHTKEASFDVID
- a CDS encoding phage holin family protein — its product is TLLLAGLVLGIINLFIKPIVVLVSLPVILLSLGLFYFIINGLMLWLVSMFIPQFHMEGILAFLLGSVLFTCLNMVVGWILPKKKRDSD
- a CDS encoding C25 family cysteine peptidase; this translates as MRSSKLCLLFAVTVALLLVYPQDLSAYDFASEAVKIDVVLDNASRIILRYKVDDYQLQHVLIGNEEYIKIWISGEATFHEKGSPALPHISRSIIIPDDQSMAVQVLSSAYEERFMKIAPSKGLISRKIDPSMVPYEFGAIYSADSFYPGPLAVLGEPYIMRDHRGIVVQVNPFQYNPVSGVLRVYTDITIEVTAAGPGGKNILERIGWERTRIRAFEELYRAHFLNYTERASCLNGVAKGSTEESEGVNCNNRPDSQNLETNTLDTNSLPEYGSTQESAMGSTFYNPLDEEGDILIIAHDPWISNLDPYVTHKTAKGFNVNVVGVSTIGNDPTSIKNYIQDVYNTSDLAFVLLAGDAAEVATPSRQVGWENGAYDPWYSKLAGNDDYPDIMVGRFSAQAAAQLDTQVQRTIDYEEMPAYGQDWFKRGTGIASAEGAGQGDEGQSDKQHMEEIRGWLLGAGHTLVDQIYDPGATDTQVADALNAGRGIINYCGHGSATSWGTTGFNVADVDALVNDNMLPFIVSVACNNGEFHHYDKCFAEAWMRATNESTGAPTGAIGTYMSSVSQYWAEPMESQDEFNLKFTDPAQPYSYYGTMCFAGSCSMMDKYGYSGVDMFDTWIVFGDPSLRILGPHGLKVTPDTGMDASGQAGGPYDQMSKDYTLENLDGVPMDYQVTASAPWVTITNPTGTIPGSGSVQVTVMLNDASRNLDNGHYSATVDFVNLRNHDGDTTRPVNLKVGMIAIKLWTLDTDPGWSREGQWQYGKPTGGGGGQGLYPDPTSGRTGSNVFGANIDGNISKNTTGSFYLTTDAIDLTSCTDVRLIFQRWLNTSGPPKVNSIVDVSNDGTNWTNAWSSSGKIAENAWALQSHDISATVDNRNTVYIRWGYRVNERLMNNESSWNIDDIKIEGMTPTSKITLYVDRSRLTWTSVMGAIGYDIVRGSLNALLDTGGDFIAATDSCLGNDLNGTSLDYTENPTGAGQGHWFLVRGVSITGPMTYQSLAGSQIGLRDDEINSASSSCP